One genomic segment of Zymoseptoria tritici IPO323 chromosome 5, whole genome shotgun sequence includes these proteins:
- the MgCka2 gene encoding uncharacterized protein (catalytic subunit of casein kinase 2, a Ser/Thr protein kinase; involved in regulation of circadian clock in Neurospora crassa and azole drug susceptibility in Candida albicans; Casein kinase II is a cyclic-nucleotide-independent protein kinase which phosphorylates a broad spectrum of both cytoplasmic and nuclear substrates), giving the protein MARVYADVNQQMPRAYWDYDSVNISWGVLENYEVVRKIGRGKYSEVFEGVNVVNYQKCVIKVLKPVKKKKIKREIKILQNLSGGPNVIALLDVVRDSQSKTPSLIFEHVNNTDFRTLYPKFQDLDVRYYIFELLKALDFCHSKGIMHRDVKPHNVMIDHENRKLRLIDWGLAEFYHAGTEYNVRVASRYFKGPELLVDFQEYDYSLDMWSLGAMFASMIFRKEPFFHGNSNSDQLVKIAKVLGTEDLFDYLDKYDIELDAQYDDILGRFPKKSWHAFVNPDNQRFVSVDAIDFLDKLLRYDHQERLTAKEAMAHQYFAPIRQAEEVQNSNSVHQ; this is encoded by the exons ATGGCGCGAGTCTACGCAGATGTCAACCAGCAGATGCCCCGCGCATACTGGGACTACGACAGCGTGAACATCAGTTGGGGAGTGCTGGAGAACTACGAGGTAGTGCGCAAGATTG GTCGCGGGAAATACTCAGAGGTGTTCGAGGGCGTCAATGTGGTCAACTACCAGAAGTGCGTCATCAAAGTTCTCAAGCCggtcaagaagaagaagatcaagcGTGAGATCAAGATCTTGCAGAATCTGTCCGGCGGACCCAATGTCATCGCGCTGTTGGATGTGGTGCGAGATAGTCAGTCAAAAACACCGAGTCTGATCTTCGAGCATGTTAACAACACCGACTTCCGGACGCTTTATCCCAAGTTTCAGGATCTGGATGTCAGATATTACATCTTCGAGCTGCTGAAAGCGCTGGACTTTTGCCATAGCAAGGGCATCATGCACCGGGATGTGAAGCCGCACAACGTTATGATCGATCACGAGAACCGGAAGCTGAGGTTGATTGATTGGGGCCTGGCCGAGTTTTACCACGCAGGCACGGAGTACAATGTACGCGTGGCCAGCCGATATTTCAAGGGTCCGGAATTGCTTGTGGACTTCCAGGAATACGACTACAGTCTGGACATGTGGTCTCTGGGCGCCATGTTTGCAAGTATGATCTTTCGCAAGGAGCCTTTCTTCCACGGCAACAGCAATAGCGATCAGCTGGTCAAGATCGCAAAGGTTCTGGGCACGGAAGACCTCTTCGACTATCTCGACAAGTACGACATCGAGCTTGATGCACAATACGACGATATCCTTGGACGCTTCCCGAAGAAGAGCTGGCATGCTTTTGTCAACCCGGACAACCAGCGCTTCGTCAGTGTGGATGCAATCGACTTCCTTGACAAGCTATTACGATACGACCATCAA GAACGGCTCACTGCCAAAGAAGCCATGGCACATCAATATTTCGCACCGATTCGGCAAGCAGAAGAAGTTCAAAATTCAAACAGCGTTCATCAATGA